A region from the Streptomyces sp. 3214.6 genome encodes:
- a CDS encoding type II toxin-antitoxin system VapB family antitoxin: protein MIFKRIGNGRPYPDHGRESTRQWADVAPRPVRLDQLVTTKQQLDLETLLAEDSTFYGDLFAHVVKWQGDLYLEDGLHRAVRAALQQRQVLHARVLELD from the coding sequence GTGATCTTCAAGCGCATCGGAAACGGCCGGCCGTACCCCGACCACGGCCGGGAAAGCACCCGGCAGTGGGCGGACGTCGCGCCGCGCCCGGTCCGCCTCGATCAGCTGGTGACCACCAAGCAGCAGCTCGACCTGGAAACCCTGCTCGCGGAGGACTCGACGTTCTACGGCGACCTCTTCGCGCATGTCGTGAAGTGGCAGGGCGACCTGTACCTGGAGGACGGGCTGCACCGCGCGGTGCGGGCGGCGCTCCAGCAGCGACAGGTGCTGCACGCGCGCGTCCTCGAGCTGGACTGA
- a CDS encoding HdeD family acid-resistance protein has translation MTEPPTGPSWSREYDDRKVHTQRHGHEPEPPFEGPLHALSRAAWQIVLLTGIASLILGVLVLVWPGASLFAAGVLFGLYLVISGVFQLVSAFGTHRTTSLRVLGFISGALSLLLGLFCFRGPMQSILLLALWIGIGWLIRGITQTLAAVSDTSMPARGWQIFLGIVTFVGGIVLIDSPFESVAVLTLVGGIWLAVVGVVEIVTALSIRGRARQVPRAL, from the coding sequence ATGACCGAGCCACCGACCGGCCCCTCCTGGAGCCGGGAGTACGACGACCGCAAGGTCCACACCCAGCGGCACGGCCACGAGCCGGAACCGCCCTTCGAAGGCCCGCTGCACGCCCTGTCCCGCGCCGCCTGGCAGATCGTGCTGCTCACCGGCATCGCCTCGCTGATCCTGGGCGTCCTGGTGCTGGTCTGGCCGGGCGCCTCGCTCTTCGCGGCCGGCGTCCTCTTCGGCCTCTACCTGGTGATCAGCGGCGTCTTCCAGCTGGTGTCCGCCTTCGGCACACACAGGACCACCTCGCTGCGCGTCCTCGGCTTCATCAGCGGCGCGCTGTCCCTTCTGCTGGGCCTGTTCTGCTTCCGCGGCCCGATGCAGTCGATCCTGCTGCTCGCCCTGTGGATCGGCATCGGCTGGCTGATCCGCGGGATCACCCAGACCCTGGCCGCCGTCTCCGACACGTCCATGCCGGCGCGCGGCTGGCAGATCTTCCTCGGGATCGTCACCTTCGTCGGCGGGATCGTCCTGATCGACTCGCCCTTCGAGTCGGTCGCCGTGCTCACCCTCGTCGGCGGCATCTGGCTGGCGGTCGTCGGCGTCGTCGAGATCGTCACCGCGCTCAGCATCCGTGGCCGGGCCCGCCAGGTCCCGCGCGCCCTCTGA